The DNA sequence TTTTGAATCAATCGAATAATCTCTTCCATGGGAAAATATCTCTCTTTTATTATTTCAATTATTATATCAAAAAATAATTGTTATTATGAATGATATTATGATCATTATCTCTGGGAAAACAGAATCAAGATTCTCGAGATAATTTAAGACTGTTGCAAAACGTATCGAAAATACTACGTGAAATTGATATCAAAAAGGCTCGTGAAATTGCCTAACATGTGGTAATATCAAGGAAATACATTTTCCGAGGTTGATATGACCAATAAAGGCGGAGCCAACGGTTCATTTTTTGGCAACCATATTTATGAAAACCTCCTAGCCCGGCGATCGCACCTCCAGTATGAACTGAGTCAGGTGGTGGATTTCAGTTTTGTTCGAAATATCTGCCGGGATTTTTATGTTGATTGGGGCAGGTACGCTTGGGATCCGGTGCTGATGTTCAAGATGGTCTTTCTCCAATTTCTCTATGATCTTTCCGATCGCGAGGTAAAAGAGCAGATTACCTTCAACATGGCCTTCAAGTGGTTTCTGGGTCCGAGTGCTGAGGAGTTCCCGCCGGACCACACCACCTTGTGCCGCTTCCGGCAACGTTTGGGGGCCGATGGTTTCCGGACCTTTTTCAACGCGGTGGTGGAGCAAGCCAGAAGCCAGGGCTTTGTTTCTGATCGACTGCATATCCTGGATGTGTAAATGTCATAATTATAAGATATAAACATAATTTCTCAAGATAATTCCTATGTATAAAATTGGTTGTCTTCATATTGTAATAACCCAGAGCGAAGTCTTTAATTGAACTTTCGAAATCAAGTATATTTAGCTAAATATTCAATGCTTCCTCTCCAACCGATACCGCAGCCGGTAATCCCTATCATACACCTTATCGCCACCCGTCCGATATTTTAATCGGTATTCCCGATCATAAATTTTACCATCATCAACCCGGTAGCGCAGCGTATAATCCCGGTCGTAGATTTTGTTGCCATCGATGCGATATTGCTGGCGGTAATTTCGGTCATAAACTTTTCCGCCCCGGATGCGGTATTGGAGGCGGTAATTATCATCATAGACATCCACATCTTCCGCTGCTGCAGTAGGAAATACCCCAGAGATAATTGCCAGCAGCAAAAATATCGTCAGACCCATATAACCAAATGTATCGGCTCGGCTGTGGCTCCACATAAGCTTTTATACCTCGCGTTATCTCACCAGGTTATGGCGTCTCCCAGAAGCCCGGCGCAAGGGTCTTCCATTATTGCCGGTTCTCTGACCGATATCTTTCTGAAAAAGGCTCAATTGCAAAATCTGCTCCTCAAACTCCAAACCGGCACCAACGACGTTCTCTGATTCAAGCCGCATATCCCACCCGAGAGAAACAGATTTTCTCCTATCCAGAGGGGATTTAGCCGCATCTGCCAGAAAGCCGATTAATATATTAAACGAACGGGAAGTCTGTTCTTTCGGAGCCTCAATATCATTTTCGAGAGCATCCATGACATAACTCGAGACCAATTTATGGTAGAGGAGTTGAAATTTGTCATGGTTCCCTAAATATTCGACCCCGGCTATATTGCCATCAATAAACACCGCCAGGCCCATTTGTTTATCCACCAGGGAAAAGTTTTTCAGATAATCTTCGGTGATATCTTTTTTGGCTTCACAGAGATCGGACAAGGCCATGGTGGGAGAGGGGGGTGCCTGACAGCGGACAAATTTCCGCTCAATCTCTTGCCAAATCTCACCCTGGTCCGAAGCAAAGGAACCTGATTGACGCACCCTTTCATGGACAGATTGTGCTTTACTCTTGCGCAAACAAGCGCTCATGGTTCGGTTGGCGCTGCTGAATTCCCGGCTTTTATATGACCAACGTCCCTGCTCGATACAGGAAACCGGAATTAAAGACTCAGAATTGGGAGCCAATAAAATCGTGACATTCAAGACCCGATTCTGCTTAGCCCCTACCAGTTCCTCTCCATCCAATAATAAAATTTTCTGCTTGGAATTATTGACCACCTTTAATTCGGGAACCCGGCCTGATTCATCGATTTCCGTGATAACCAAGGCGCTCAGGGCCAGGGCCTCATCCAGGGTAATAAATTCCACCTGAGCACCTTGGTTAGCCAGTAAAGGGAAGATAGCCATATTTTTATAGAACTGCTCCGGGCCTACCGATATATCGGCCAGAAATGACGCCAGAATATTTTCCATATCTTGATACCTCCCATAGTCTGCTCAAGTTTCCAATTAGTAATTTGTGGAAATCATCTCCTGTTCGGTTCCCTGATAGAATCCCGCATAGTGGATGGAAGCACATTCAGGGCAAAAAGTATGGCTGAAAATCACTCCTTGATAATCAGCCTGATAATCATTCCTCTCATGCCAATTCCCTTTTTCATCCCTGATTTTAAGGCAAATACAGCAGGTGGGAAGGATGACCGGTGATTTTTCTGTCCGGAGATTTTCTGGTGAATACATTTTCTTTTCTATGGTCGGTGAATAAATATCCAGCAGCCAGCATACTAATATTGCGAAGGCGCCAATTATGCCGTATATGACAATCTCCATATCCATTGCCTTTCTCCTGTCTTCATGTTTTTACCCTAACCGTTGCTTTCCCAACGTAGCTGAAAAGAATATAACTCATTAGAAAGTCAACCGTTGTCTTATGAGCTGGGCTATGCTAAAAAATAATTATGAACGAGAAAAGGCGACCGACCTATCCGGCAGCATTGAATATGGCCAAGTTGATTTATACGCTGGCTATGCAAGGCCGCTCTCTGACCCTGGAAGATATCCTGAGAATTCTTGACATCTCTGAAAGAACGGCCAGGCGCTATCTCAAGGCCATGAATGAATTTCTCAGCAACCGCCAAGGAGAGCCTTTAATTAGGGTTACCAGAACCGGTGGGGTGGAACGATGGCGATTGAACGAAACCATGCCCTTGGAAGCCACGCCCTATCAATTGATGTCGCTCTACCTGGGCTCAATCCTCATGTCCTCTTTAGACCAAACAGTGGTTCGGGATGGATTGATGGATATGTTTGCTGATCTGGAAGAGACAATTCCTCTGGCACAACGGGCTCTTTTGAAAAATTACCAGAAGAAATTTTATACCACCGGGTTTGGCAGCAGGAGTTATGAAGAGGTGGATGAACATATTGATGTGGTTCTCCGAGGACTTTTAAATCAGTTTAAGCTGGAATTATTTTACCGATCTCAGAAAGGCGAAAGGCAGTATTTGATTCAGCCTTATACTTTGGTGATGCACCGGGATGCCCTTTATCTGAATGCCTGGGTAGAGAATTATCGGGAAATCAGGACGTTCAGAGTTGATAATATTTTAACGGCCAGATTGACCAAAGATTATTTTGACTATCCTACAGATTATTCACCAGAATCATTTTATGAAAGGTCGTTTGGAGTATTTAAGGGAGACGAAGCCAATCAAATTACCGTGACAATAGAATTTCCCGAAATCCTTTATGATTATGTGGCTAATCGCTCTTGGATTGCCAACCAAGAAATTAGCCCTGTCCAAGATGGCAAATTCCTAATGAAAGTCGTGGTCAGCAATCTCTTTGAAATTTTCCATTGGGTAATGAGTATTGGGAGTGAAGCCAGGGTTATCGAACCTGGCGAATTAATAGAGATGGTTAAGGGAGAGGCGCATAAGATATTGGATGGGTATGGCAACTATAGTCGTTAGTCCGGTCAGACCTAATGGGGCGCTGAGATTTAAAACGAGCTGTGGTTCGCTTTAGTCTATATTTGACAAGCGCACTCACTTGCCATAATTGATTAAAACACCGGTAATCAAGGGGAAAAATAGCAAAAATCAGTGGAGGTTAATTTTGGCGTATCTTGTTAATAACACTCTAAATTAGATATTTATAGTTTCCCTTGGTTACCAGTAGTTTTTTACCCTTCACGCATTCCTCATCAGCAGGTCCGGAATTTAAATCCCCTTGCCGCCTCCAGTAAATGAGCATAAATAGGGACAGACATTATCATCTGATGATAATTAATATCTGTCCCTATTTTTCCGGCCAAGACGGCGGTCAAATTTTTCCTAAGAAATCCCTTGCATAAGACCAGTGCTTTTTTTATATTTCACTATATCAATGATTATTGTTAAAGGAGGAGCTATGCCGCTCACTAAGGCTTCCTTGGTACAGGTGCTCTTTGAGAAAGAGATCTTATCCAAGGCCGAAGCGGCCAAGGTTGTTGATGCCGTGTTTCGGATCATCAAGCAGACTTTGGCAGAAAAGGAAGACGTGCTTATAAGCGGTTTCGGCAAATGGTTGGTAAAAACTAAGAAGGAACGGCGGGGCCGAAATCCTCAGACAGGGCAGGATTTAACCATCGATGCCCGACGGGTGGTAACCTTTCGTGCTTCCGGAGTATTGCGCCGATTGATCAACCAGGAGCCTTCCTCCAGGTGATAACGCCGATTGGGGGATCGTCCAATGGCAGGACAGCGGCCTTTGGAGTCGCCGATAGAGGTTCGAATCCTCTTCCCCCAGCCAGATATTTACTGAAATAATTTTACAGGCATTAAACAGACTGCTTTTCCCCGGTTTCTGCCGTACCTTTCAAGCAATTTCTTAAAATAATTTCGATATAATTGCCGTAACGCTTCTGTTGTTTGGGGCGAATACCAGATTCGCCCCTATCGGATGGCCTGTCGATGCTGTAGTGCTGAAAGGTGGGCACTACCCACCATTCCTTTCTTCCCTAGCGGGTGTGCTTCTCTTTTCAGGGCGTCATCGATGGCTAGAGGATTACATCCTCAACGTGCGGTGGGCGGGTATTCTCTCTACCAGTTGGAAATCTTGCCGCATTCTTGAAACAGCCTCTCCTCGCTGCCGAATCCGAGAAGTTGCCACCGGCCCCAAGAAACCATCGGCCTTCGCCAGATATTCGACCCGATAGGGATCGATGCCCATGAGGCGTGTACAAGTGGCGTCTACGGCTGTTAAGTTGCGGCCCATAACCAGCGCCCGCACCTCTTTGGGCGTCCCCATAATCGGGCCGTCTCCCTCCATGCCGACGATGCCGTCCACGATCGCCAAATGGGGTTTCAAGGTTGCGGCTATATCAAGAATACATTCACTAATTCCGGCCCTATGAAGTACGTTTTTGGGCCAGCCGTAATATATGCCTGGCATAACACCGAAGAGATTCTTCAGGGACAGGGTCACCCCGGCCCAGTGGTGGGTCTTAAGCTTGGCCACTGAAACGATCCAGTCTACCTGGGACAAGGTGGCCGGAAACGTCAAGGTCTTTAGACAGGAAAAGCCACCGGCGTTAACCAAGGGAAACCCTCGATCGTAATTGAGGTCTACGAAAGGTATCCGATCTTCCTGGAGTACCTCAACAAATCCTGATTCTTCCAGGACCATGAGAGTATCATGGTTATGTCCGGGGCCTTCGGCTACTATTACCTTAGCCGCGCCCAACTTCATAAAGGCCTCAACTGCCCCCCGAATGACTAAAGGGTGGGTGTTGATGTGGGGTGCCCCTAAACTGGTTTCCACCAGGTTAGGTTTGAGCAGAATCCGCCTGCCTCGAATCTCCTGACGCTGTATACCGAGCTCTTTAAGACCCGTTAGGAGCACAGCGGCTAGATCGGCCTTGTACGAATGGGCCTGGGCGATAAAAACTGATTCCTCCCTGACTGGACGGAAGAACCTTTTTCCCAAATAATAGCCAACTGCGGTCAGGCCGGTTGCCCCAATCAGCCCTTGGAGGAAGGTTCGGCGGGAGATGGTCATCTTTCTTCCAAAATTCATGGTTTATCTGGGAGACTTGACAAATTCAGCCGGACTTAGCCGACTTCCGGCGGCAGTTCCTTGCCGTATTCCGGTGTAAACCGGGTACAGAGAGAATGTATGTCCTTGGATGTCGTTAAAGCCAGCAGCATCTGGGATATGGCGCTGGCATCGTATGTTCCATACAATTGTTGCCGTTGCCAACATTCATAAAGCAATTCCACTTTTTTGGGTAGCTTTTCTCCCCAGGCCTCCAAACCCATCAAACCCCAACTCAAGGAAAGGGGCGTGCGTATCCGGGATATCCGGTTCCTGAGATATGTCAGGCTGGAGGCGACTTCATTGCTAGTGGCAATATCTGCCAAGGCATTGAGCGCCACGCCGGTGCTCTCCGGCATGGGGTGTAGCTTTTGCCCAAAGACCGAGGTGTTGCCATAATTCCATCCCCCGTCAGGCAACTGCCGGTCCAGAAGCAGGCGTTTGGCTTCTACTACCCTGACATGATCGCCCCATCCCGCTCCTTTGAGGGCAATGACGGTTAGGGAGGTTGGTATCACCCAGGAATGCGTTGCTTCGATCCAAGGCCAGCCTTTGAGGGCGGAGTCGTGTCCGATGATGCCACCGCTCGGTCTGGGAAAATGATAACCGGTGGCATTCAATAGAAAAGTGATGGCCCGAAGTTGGGCCTCCTGGAACTCCGGTGCCTGATTCCAGGCCAGTACAGCCAAGGGAGTTGGCCAAAAGGCAGTGGGATGATCGCTCCCAAGGCTCACCCGACCATCCGGCCATTGGTTTGCAATAAGCCGGTTTCGGAGGGGATGAAGTTCTTCAGCTCCAGCACCCGCAGCCTGCAATGCCAATATGGTCCAGGCCTGGAGATCAGGTCGGCTATGGGTATGGGACTGATTCTCAAGGCTTTGATCAACAACGAGTTTACCTCTGAGCGCCGATATCAGGGTTGCGGTTAATATATCCATGTTATTAATATTATTATTAATTAGCATATTGCAAAAAATTAAAGTCTCATTATTAGCGGCCGATAAATATCATAAGGAGGGAGCGTGTTAAATTAATATCGGCAAAGATCATGGTAA is a window from the Desulfobacca acetoxidans DSM 11109 genome containing:
- a CDS encoding transposase, encoding MTNKGGANGSFFGNHIYENLLARRSHLQYELSQVVDFSFVRNICRDFYVDWGRYAWDPVLMFKMVFLQFLYDLSDREVKEQITFNMAFKWFLGPSAEEFPPDHTTLCRFRQRLGADGFRTFFNAVVEQARSQGFVSDRLHILDV
- a CDS encoding ARPP-1 family domain-containing protein; this translates as MENILASFLADISVGPEQFYKNMAIFPLLANQGAQVEFITLDEALALSALVITEIDESGRVPELKVVNNSKQKILLLDGEELVGAKQNRVLNVTILLAPNSESLIPVSCIEQGRWSYKSREFSSANRTMSACLRKSKAQSVHERVRQSGSFASDQGEIWQEIERKFVRCQAPPSPTMALSDLCEAKKDITEDYLKNFSLVDKQMGLAVFIDGNIAGVEYLGNHDKFQLLYHKLVSSYVMDALENDIEAPKEQTSRSFNILIGFLADAAKSPLDRRKSVSLGWDMRLESENVVGAGLEFEEQILQLSLFQKDIGQRTGNNGRPLRRASGRRHNLVR
- a CDS encoding helix-turn-helix transcriptional regulator, giving the protein MNEFLSNRQGEPLIRVTRTGGVERWRLNETMPLEATPYQLMSLYLGSILMSSLDQTVVRDGLMDMFADLEETIPLAQRALLKNYQKKFYTTGFGSRSYEEVDEHIDVVLRGLLNQFKLELFYRSQKGERQYLIQPYTLVMHRDALYLNAWVENYREIRTFRVDNILTARLTKDYFDYPTDYSPESFYERSFGVFKGDEANQITVTIEFPEILYDYVANRSWIANQEISPVQDGKFLMKVVVSNLFEIFHWVMSIGSEARVIEPGELIEMVKGEAHKILDGYGNYSR
- a CDS encoding integration host factor subunit alpha; this translates as MPLTKASLVQVLFEKEILSKAEAAKVVDAVFRIIKQTLAEKEDVLISGFGKWLVKTKKERRGRNPQTGQDLTIDARRVVTFRASGVLRRLINQEPSSR
- a CDS encoding DUF362 domain-containing protein, whose protein sequence is MTISRRTFLQGLIGATGLTAVGYYLGKRFFRPVREESVFIAQAHSYKADLAAVLLTGLKELGIQRQEIRGRRILLKPNLVETSLGAPHINTHPLVIRGAVEAFMKLGAAKVIVAEGPGHNHDTLMVLEESGFVEVLQEDRIPFVDLNYDRGFPLVNAGGFSCLKTLTFPATLSQVDWIVSVAKLKTHHWAGVTLSLKNLFGVMPGIYYGWPKNVLHRAGISECILDIAATLKPHLAIVDGIVGMEGDGPIMGTPKEVRALVMGRNLTAVDATCTRLMGIDPYRVEYLAKADGFLGPVATSRIRQRGEAVSRMRQDFQLVERIPAHRTLRM